CCGCCATGTCGGCCGTCTCGCTGGGGGCCAAGACCCTGGTCCTCACCGTCGACCCAGCCCGGCGGCTGGCCGACGCCCTGGGCGTGGGGGACCTGGGCAACGTCGAGCGCCAGGTGGCGCCCGAGGCCTTCAAGGAGGCCGGCGTCCAACCCCATGGCGAACTGTGGGCCGCCATGCTCGACACCAAGAAGTCCTGGGACGAGCTGGTCGTGCGCCACTCGCCCGACCCGGCCACCGCCGAGCGCATCCTGTCCAACGCCCTCTACCAGAACGTGGCCGGGCGCTTCGTCCAGAGCCACGAGTACATCGCCATGGAGCGCCTCTACGAGGCCCACAGCTCCGGGCGCTACGACCTGATCGTCGTCGACACGCCGCCCACCCGCAACGCCGCCGACTTCCTCCAGGCCCCCGACCGCATGGCCGACTTCTTCGCCAGCCGCCTGCTGCGCTGGCTGACCATGCCCGCCCGGTCCCGGCTGCTGACCCTGGCCAGCCGCCCCTTCTACCAGGTGGCCGACCGCATCCTGGGCTCGCAGTTCCTGGAGGACGTGGCCGAGTTCTTCCTGCTCTTCCAGTCGATGTACGACGGGTTCAGCGAGCGGGCCGAGGCCGTCAAGCGGCTGCTGCACGACCGGCGCACCACGTTCGTGGTCGTGTCCACCCTGGAGCCCGCGCCGCTGCGCGAGGGGGAGGCGTTCCTGCGCGAGCTGGTGGCCCAGAAGTTCCACCCAGGGGCGCTGGTGCTCAACAAGGTGCTGCCCGACTACCTCCGCGACCCCGACCTGGCCGCCCTGGCCGAACGGCTGGCGGGCGACGCCCCGGCCCTGGCCGCCGCCGTGGGGCCCGACGTCGGGCCCCCCGAGGCCGTGGCCCGGGTGCTGGGGGAGGTGGCCGACAGCTACCGCAACTTCTCGGTGGTGGCCAAGCGGGAGGCCGAGCAACGGGCCGAGCTGGGGGCCACGCCCGACGTGGTCGTCTCCGTCCCCTACTTCGACGACGACATCGGCGACCTCGCCGGCCTGCTGCGGCTGGGTCGGTCCCTGTGGGCCTGAGGCCGGTGCTGGGCTATCCCGACGGCTGCCGGCGCCCCCGGTCCCTACCATGGGCCGGTGGCCTCCTTCTCTGAGCTGATCCGCCTGACCGGGCTCGACGAGGCCGCTGCCGCCCACGTCGAGCGTCTCGTCGTGTCGTGGGGTTTCCTGGCCGACCTGTGCTTCGCCGACCTGCTGCTGTTCGTCCCGGTGGCTCCCGTCGGCGACGCTCCTGGGCAGTTCGTGGTGGTGGGCCAGATGCGGCCCACCACCAGCCAGACCCTCTACCGCGACGACCAGGTCGGGCGCCTGGTCGGGCCCGGGGAGCGTCCCGACGTGACCCGGGCCTG
This is a stretch of genomic DNA from Actinomycetota bacterium. It encodes these proteins:
- a CDS encoding ArsA-related P-loop ATPase: MADGERTLEQLMAAKEIVVCCGSGGVGKTTTAAAAAAMSAVSLGAKTLVLTVDPARRLADALGVGDLGNVERQVAPEAFKEAGVQPHGELWAAMLDTKKSWDELVVRHSPDPATAERILSNALYQNVAGRFVQSHEYIAMERLYEAHSSGRYDLIVVDTPPTRNAADFLQAPDRMADFFASRLLRWLTMPARSRLLTLASRPFYQVADRILGSQFLEDVAEFFLLFQSMYDGFSERAEAVKRLLHDRRTTFVVVSTLEPAPLREGEAFLRELVAQKFHPGALVLNKVLPDYLRDPDLAALAERLAGDAPALAAAVGPDVGPPEAVARVLGEVADSYRNFSVVAKREAEQRAELGATPDVVVSVPYFDDDIGDLAGLLRLGRSLWA